A window of the Juglans microcarpa x Juglans regia isolate MS1-56 chromosome 5D, Jm3101_v1.0, whole genome shotgun sequence genome harbors these coding sequences:
- the LOC121264420 gene encoding dehydration-responsive element-binding protein 2A-like → MAHGQRRLRKRRTECDSIEETLAKWKKLNNELDAGKDGVDVIRKVPAKGSRKGCMRGKGGPENTHCKYRGVRQRTWGKWVAEIRQPLNGTYVPSRRGSRLWLGTFDTAVQAALAYDEAARAMYGPLSRLNFPDQIAESVSSDTSKTSPTEFEASLGNSEVGEVKESMISQLSTVSRLNYSEVADEESNEQQGCSKVCVFEEPMKLNPKRYQSCVFHNVEEKPDFSKDYFPQQVQKLDAHLPSSSSSNRMRVLHLKEKLDCFKDYFPHQLQNLDAHLPGSSNKIQEPHLKEKPDCSEAYFPHQLQSPDAYLPGNSNHMRELHLDADGSFDVLRHDCDFCLLEQCGQSYLKGSVNLDSLRPDYDFCLVEEKKFLDSMYSDLEMLL, encoded by the exons ATGGCTCACGG GCAAAGAAGATTGCGGAAGAGACGCACTGAGTGTGATTCTATAGAGGAGACTCtagcaaagtggaagaaattaAACAATGAACTTGATGCTGGAAAAGATGGAGTAGATGTGATACGTAAGGTTCCAGCTAAGGGCTCGAGAAAGGGGTGCATGAGAGGAAAAGGTGGCCCTGAAAACACACATTGCAAATATAGAGGTGTAAGGCAGAGGACTTGGGGCAAGTGGGTTGCTGAAATCCGGCAACCACTTAATGGGACTTATGTACCTTCGAGAAGGGGAAGTCGGCTTTGGCTTGGTACTTTTGACACTGCTGTTCAAGCAGCTCTTGCTTATGATGAAGCTGCAAGGGCTATGTATGGTCCTTTGTCACGCCTTAACTTCCCCGACCAAATTGCTGAATCAGTGTCTTCAGATACATCTAAAACCTCACCGACAGAGTTTGAAGCATCATTGGGTAATTCTGAGGTTGGTGAAGTTAAGGAATCAATGATTAGTCAACTGTCCACTGTAAGCAGGCTCAATTACTCTGAAGTTGCTGATGAGGAATCAAATGAACAACAAGGCTGTTCTAAGGTTTGCGTGTTTGAGGAACCAATGAAGCTGAATCCAAAACGTTATCAGTCTTGTGTATTCCACAATGTGGAGGAGAAACCTGATTTCTCTAAGGACTATTTTCCTCAGCAGGTGCAGAAGCTAGATGCTCACTTACCTAGTAGCAGCAGCTCGAATCGTATGCGGGTGCTACATCTGAAGGAGAAACTAGATTGCTTTAAGGACTATTTCCCTCACCAATTGCAGAATCTCGATGCTCACTTGCCTGGCAGCTCGAATAAAATCCAGGAGCCACATTTAAAGGAGAAACCTGATTGTTCTGAGGCCTATTTTCCTCACCAGCTGCAGAGTCCAGATGCTTACTTGCCTGGCAACTCAAATCATATGCGGGAGTTACATTTGGATGCGGATGGAAGCTTTGATGTCTTGAGGCACGACTGTGATTTTTGCTTATTGGAACAGTGTGGACAGTCGTATTTAAAAGGGAGTGTGAATCTGGATAGCTTGAGGCCGGATTATGATTTTTGCTTagtagaagagaaaaaattcCTTGATTCAATGTACTCTGACTTGGAAATGCTTTTATGA
- the LOC121264421 gene encoding LOW QUALITY PROTEIN: cell wall protein RBR3 (The sequence of the model RefSeq protein was modified relative to this genomic sequence to represent the inferred CDS: inserted 2 bases in 1 codon) — MDDLPVERIAISGPTLASLMQRFSSSSGPIDGLLFGHVSLLTPSTLSDDSSTTNTSSSSETLIATVTSILSSSSTSLSFYSPPAVSTLXSPRPSSSSSLLGWFSARRKSPLRPSMREFSVSESLSSLPNLSFPILNSSSSSLSPCIFLLLTTPIPDQAIHTHEYRAYQFRASTESFDPKSVDIVNIGPAFRGHYGAFSPNSNFPSLACELRSSAMVEDKKDEEESSSRVKQAAEDQRLLDQCAEGFEIGRLSRLMGSEATNYTTGLEDLYEKMLAKIEKLAREVELSSAKVFEQENHNRKLRQKAARYAGSE; from the exons ATGGACGACCTTCCCGTGGAGAGGATAGCAATATCGGGCCCAACCCTAGCCTCCCTGATGCAACGGTTTTCCTCCTCATCAGGTCCCATCGACGGTCTCCTCTTCGGCCACGTGTCCCTCCTCACACCCTCAACCCTCTCGGACGATTCCTCCACCACCaacacctcctcctcctcagaaACCCTAATCGCTACAGTCACctccatcctctcctcctcctccacctccctCTCCTTCTACTCCCCTCCGGCCGTGTCAACCCT CTCACCTCgcccctcctcctcttcctccctCCTTGGCTGGTTCTCTGCTCGCCGCAAATCTCCTCTCCGTCCCTCCATGCGCGAATTCTCCGTCTCCGAATCTCTCTCCTCTCTGCCCAACCTTTCCTTCCCCATCCtcaactcctcctcctcctccctctccccttgcATTTTCCTCCTCCTCACCACTCCGATCCCTGACCAAGCCATACACACTCACGAGTACCGTGCGTACCAATTCCGCGCCTCCACTGAATCCTTCGACCCCAAGTCCGTCGACATCGTCAATATCGGCCCCGCGTTCCGTGGCCACTACGGCGCTTTTAGCCCTAACTCCAACTTTCCGTCATTGGCCTGCGAGTTGAGGAGTTCAGCCATGGTTGAGGACAAGAAGGACGAGGAAGAGAGCTCGAGTCGGGTTAAGCAGGCGGCCGAGGACCAGAGGCTTCTCGATCAGTGTGCCGAAGGGTTCGAGATCGGGAGATTGAGTCGGCTGATGGGTTCCGAGGCCACCAATTATACGACCGGGTTGGAGGATTTGTACGAGAAGATGCTCGCCAAGATCGAGAAATTGGCGAGGGAAGTGGAGTTGAGCTCTGCTAAGGTTTTTGAGCAG GAAAATCACAATAGGAAGTTGAGGCAGAAAGCTGCTCGGTACGCTGGATCAGAGTAA
- the LOC121266157 gene encoding probably inactive leucine-rich repeat receptor-like protein kinase IMK2, with the protein MDINCQFRSPFVTNPIQFPSIETSDRLDFIHGKKNERKYHSPLGYPKMFFFYTLLFFQLLGFTSQLVSGHQWDGIVVTQADYQALRAFKHELIDFKGILRSWNDTGYGACSGGWVGIKCVNGQVIAIQLPWKGLGGRISEKIGQLPALRKISLHDNVLAGTVPWSLGFLPNLRGVYLFNNRLSGSIPPSIGNCPVLQTLDLSSNALTGIIPPSLANSTRLFRLNLSFNSLTGSIPTSLTRSSSLTLLALQHNNISGSIPNTWGGTVKNTYHLQVLTFDHNRISGTIPVSFSKLSWLQEISLSHNRLAGTIPSELGSLSRLQRLDFSYNSINGSFPASFSNLSSLVSLNLEGNHLENQVPEELDRLQNLSVLNLKNNQLEGQIPATIGNISGIRQIDFSGNNFTGEIPASFAMLANLSSFNVSYNNLSGPVPSLLSRKFNSSSFAGNIQLCGYSSSTQCPSPPPQNLPASQGNSKPHHRRLSTKDIILIAAGALLAALLVLCCILLCCLIRKRAASKGKNGKAANWGAASSSEKAVPAGTQVESGAETGGKLVHFDGPFVFTADDLLCATAEIMGKSTYGTAYKATLDDGNQVAVKRLREKSTKGLKEFENEVAALGRIRYPNLLALRAYYVGPKGEKLLVFDYMPNGTLASFLHARGPETIIEWPTRMNIAKGIARGLLHLHTQVDMIHGNLTSSNIQLDEKTNAHIADYGLSRLMTAAANTNVIATAGTLGYNAPELSKIKKGNTKTDVYSFGVIILELLTGKSPGEGVNGMDLPQWVASIVKEEWTNEVFDLELMRDVQSIGDELLNTLKLALHCVDPSPAARPEVQQVLEQLEEIKPELPAFSGDDGGAGVPSAGDDGDKFPSASE; encoded by the exons ATGGACATTAATTGTCAGTTTAGGAGTCCATTTGTCACAAACCCAATACAGTTTCCATCAATAGAAACCTCTGATCGGTTAGATTTCATTCACGGGAAGAAAAATGAACGGAAGTATCATTCCCCATTGGGATACcctaaaatgtttttcttttacacattactattttttcaacttcttggTTTCACTTCTCAGCTTGTTTCAGGCCACCAATGGGATGGCATCGTTGTCACCCAAGCAGACTATCAAGCTCTCCGAGCCTTCAAGCATGAGCTAATCGATTTCAAAGGCATATTGCGCAGCTGGAACGACACTGGGTATGGAGCTTGTTCTGGTGGGTGGGTAGGAATCAAATGCGTCAACGGACAGGTTATTGCCATCCAGCTTCCATGGAAGGGTTTGGGAGGCCGAATCTCCGAGAAGATTGGGCAGCTTCCGGCGCTTCGAAAGATCAGCCTCCACGACAATGTTCTTGCTGGCACTGTCCCTTGGTCCCTCGGGTTTCTTCCCAATCTTAGAGGGGTTTACCTCTTCAACAACCGGCTTTCAGGTTCTATTCCTCCTTCAATTGGTAACTGTCCTGTTCTTCAGACTCTTGATTTAAGTAGCAATGCTCTCACTGGGATAATCCCTCCTAGTCTTGCCAACTCAACCAGGCTATTCAGACTTAACCTTAGCTTCAATTCATTGACTGGTTCAATCCCAACTAGTCTCACTCGGTCATCTTCTCTGACACTCCTCGCTCTCCAGCACAACAATATCTCTGGTTCTATTCCGAATACTTGGGGTGGAACAGTAAAGAATACTTACCACCTTCAGGTCTTGACTTTTGATCATAATCGTATCTCTGGAACTATTCCGGTTTCTTTTAGCAAGTTGAGTTGGCTTCAAGAGATTTCTCTTAGCCATAACCGCCTTGCCGGGACCATACCGAGTGAGCTAGGGAGCCTCTCAAGGCTCCAAAGGCTCGATTTTTCATACAACTCCATCAATGGTAGCTTTCCTGCTAGCTTTTCCAACCTCTCCTCTCTTGTTTCCTTGAACCTAGAGGGCAACCACCTTGAAAACCAGGTCCCAGAAGAACTGGACAGGTTACAAAATCTGTCAGTACTCAACCTAAAGAATAATCAATTAGAAGGGCAGATCCCTGCAACAATTGGGAATATCTCAGGCATTAGACAAATTGACTTTTCTGGGAATAATTTTACTGGAGAAATTCCAGCCTCATTTGCCATGCTAGCAAACCTCAGTTCTTTCAACGTTTCTTACAACAATCTGTCTGGTCCCGTCCCATCCCTCCTTTCCAGAAAGTTCAATTCAAGCTCTTTTGCTGGGAATATTCAGCTGTGTGGGTACAGCTCTTCAACCCAATGTCCTTCTCCCCCACCTCAGAACCTTCCAGCATCACAAGGGAATTCGAAACCCCATCACCGCAGACTAAGCACCAAGGACATAATTCTCATAGCAGCTGGTGCCCTCCTAGCGGCTCTACTTGTTCTTTGCTGCATTTTGCTGTGCTGTTTGATCAGGAAAAGAGCTGCTTCGAAAGGAAAAAATGGTAAAGCCGCCAACTGGGGTGCTGCGAGTAGCTCTGAGAAGGCAGTCCCTGCTGGCACTCAAGTTGAGTCGGGAGCTGAAACCGGTGGAAAATTAGTTCACTTTGACGGCCCATTTGTCTTCACAGCTGACGATCTATTGTGTGCTACTGCCGAAATTATGGGGAAGAGTACGTATGGGACTGCATACAAGGCTACACTGGACGATGGTAATCAAGTTGCAGTGAAGAGGCTGAGGGAAAAGAGTACAAAGGGTCTCAAGGAGTTTGAAAATGAGGTTGCTGCACTAGGCAGAATCCGATACCCGAATCTCTTAGCCCTCAGAGCATATTACGTGGGACCAAAGGGAGAAAAGCTTCTTGTTTTCGATTACATGCCAAACGGGACTCTTGCATCTTTTCTCCATG CACGCGGGCCAGAAACCATCATTGAGTGGCCTACAAGGATGAACATAGCCAAGGGCATTGCACGCGGTTTACTCCATCTGCACACCCAGGTGGACATGATACATGGGAATCTCACATCAAGCAACATACAACTCGACGAGAAGACAAACGCCCATATTGCAGACTATGGCCTCTCTCGCCTCATGACTGCTGCTGCCAACACCAATGTGATCGCCACTGCTGGAACACTTGGCTACAATGCACCAGAGCTCTCAAAGATCAAGAAGGGCAACACCAAGACTGATGTATACAGTTTTGGGGTCATTATATTGGAGCTCTTGACAGGGAAATCACCCGGTGAGGGGGTGAATGGGATGGATTTGCCCCAGTGGGTGGCATCAATTGTAAAGGAGGAGTGGACAAACGAAGTGTTTGATTTGGAACTGATGAGGGATGTGCAATCAATAGGCGATGAACTGTTAAACACACTGAAATTAGCTTTGCACTGTGTTGATCCCTCACCAGCAGCACGGCCTGAGGTTCAGCAAGTTCTGGAGCAGTTGGAGGAAATAAAGCCAGAGCTGCCTGCATTTTCAGGTGATGATGGGGGGGCTGGAGTGCCATCAGCAGGCGATGATGGAGACAAATTCCCATCAGCAAGTGAATAA
- the LOC121266473 gene encoding PRA1 family protein B4-like gives MSSATSPPILLPISNSNSNSESQPPIATPAFRAFINHLSESLRHGLSQRRPWTELADRSAFSKPDSFSDAALRIRKNYSYFRVNYLSVIALTLAFSLLSHPFSLLVLLGLLSSWLFLYLFRPSDQPLVLFGRTFSEKETLGLLTVTSIFVIFLTTVGSLLISALLVGVGVVCVHGAFRVPEDLFLDQQENPASGFLSFLSGAATNAAVAAARV, from the coding sequence ATGTCATCTGCAACATCTCCGCCCATACTCCTCCCAatctccaactccaactccaactccgaatCCCAACCCCCCATTGCCACCCCTGCCTTCCGCGCTTTCATCAACCACCTTTCCGAGTCTCTCCGCCACGGTCTCTCCCAGCGCCGCCCCTGGACCGAGCTCGCCGACCGTTCCGCCTTCTCTAAGCCCGACTCCTTCTCCGATGCCGCCCTCCGCATCCGCAAGAACTACTCCTACTTCCGTGTCAACTACCTCTCTGTCATTGCCCTCACCCTCgccttctctctcctctcccatcccttctctctcctCGTCCTCCTCGGCCTCCTCTCCTCCTGGCTCTTTCTCTACCTCTTCCGCCCCTCCGACCAGCCCCTCGTTCTTTTCGGCCGCACATTCTCCGAAAAAGAAACCCTCGGCCTCTTGACCGTCACAAGTATCTTCGTCATCTTCCTCACTACCGTCGGATCACTCCTCATCTCCGCTCTCCTAGTCGGTGTCGGCGTTGTCTGCGTCCACGGCGCCTTTAGGGTTCCCGAGGACCTCTTCCTTGACCAGCAGGAGAATCCTGCCTCCGGGTTCCTCTCCTTCCTCAGTGGTGCCGCCACCAACGCCGCCGTTGCCGCCGCACGGGTGTGA